One region of Chryseobacterium sp. C-71 genomic DNA includes:
- a CDS encoding STAS/SEC14 domain-containing protein encodes MITIINDAPENVAAFNATGDVTKEDFENLVIPHVKNKVEQFDELNYLLYLDTDLSNFTMGAWLQDALLGIKNLSKWNRAAIVTDKEGVQNFTDIFSVLMPGEFKSFPKENLYNALYWCQNGNEVED; translated from the coding sequence ATGATCACGATTATTAATGATGCCCCTGAAAATGTAGCTGCATTCAATGCAACTGGAGATGTTACTAAAGAAGATTTTGAAAATCTTGTCATTCCTCATGTGAAAAATAAAGTAGAACAGTTTGATGAATTAAACTATCTTTTGTATCTCGACACAGATTTAAGCAATTTCACCATGGGAGCCTGGCTTCAGGATGCTCTTTTAGGCATAAAAAATCTTTCAAAATGGAATCGTGCAGCGATTGTCACCGATAAAGAGGGAGTACAAAATTTCACGGATATTTTCAGTGTTCTGATGCCCGGAGAATTTAAATCTTTTCCAAAAGAAAATCTCTATAATGCCTTATATTGGTGTCAGAACGGCAACGAAGTTGAAGATTAG
- a CDS encoding MFS transporter — protein sequence MFDRRILPLAIGGLAIGTTEFTIMGLLPDIAKTLQITIPQAGHLIAAYALGVVIGAPILIGYSVKFPPKKVLLVLMVIFTIFNALSAIAPDYNSMLIIRFMSGLPHGAFFGVGTVVASRMAGKGKEALYISLMFTGLTVANLAMVPLVTYIGHAFHWRWYFAIVGVIGLATLLALKLWLPAMEKKEDSHFLEELKFLKGKQSWLVLMITAIGFGGLFTWFSYITPLMTVVSKIESSHMAYVMILAGAGMVVGNLAGGFLSDKLGPEKTCVLLLFLMMCSLSGVFFLSEYQSISLVLTFICGALSMSVAAPINIMMMKAAPKSEMMAAAFMQAAFNIANAMGAFLGGIPLEHGLPYNYPSLVGVGMTIIGLVISIIYFYLYRSTKVAEKELMTECVTCDQ from the coding sequence ATGTTTGATAGAAGAATTTTGCCTTTGGCAATCGGTGGTTTGGCGATCGGAACTACAGAATTTACGATTATGGGATTGCTTCCCGATATTGCAAAAACACTGCAAATTACCATCCCGCAAGCGGGTCATTTGATTGCGGCGTATGCTTTGGGAGTAGTGATTGGAGCGCCCATCTTAATTGGTTATTCTGTGAAATTTCCACCCAAAAAAGTGTTGCTGGTTTTGATGGTGATTTTTACCATTTTTAATGCTTTATCGGCAATCGCTCCAGATTATAATTCGATGTTGATTATCAGATTTATGTCCGGTTTACCACACGGAGCTTTTTTTGGAGTTGGGACTGTGGTTGCGTCAAGAATGGCAGGAAAAGGGAAGGAGGCATTATATATTTCATTGATGTTTACCGGATTAACGGTGGCCAATTTAGCAATGGTTCCTTTGGTGACGTACATCGGGCATGCATTCCACTGGCGTTGGTATTTTGCCATCGTTGGAGTGATTGGTCTGGCTACTTTATTGGCGTTAAAACTTTGGCTACCAGCAATGGAAAAAAAGGAGGACAGTCATTTTCTGGAAGAATTGAAATTCCTGAAAGGCAAACAGTCTTGGTTAGTTTTAATGATTACGGCCATCGGATTTGGAGGATTATTTACGTGGTTTAGCTACATCACACCTTTGATGACGGTTGTTTCGAAGATTGAAAGCAGTCATATGGCTTACGTCATGATTCTTGCCGGTGCCGGAATGGTTGTCGGAAATTTAGCAGGAGGTTTTCTTTCAGATAAATTAGGACCGGAAAAAACCTGTGTGTTATTGCTATTTTTGATGATGTGTTCTTTGTCAGGAGTGTTTTTCCTTTCAGAATATCAAAGTATTTCTTTGGTTTTGACATTTATTTGTGGGGCTTTATCGATGTCGGTTGCTGCACCCATTAATATCATGATGATGAAAGCCGCACCTAAAAGTGAAATGATGGCCGCTGCTTTTATGCAGGCTGCATTTAATATTGCCAATGCGATGGGCGCTTTCTTGGGAGGAATTCCTTTAGAACATGGCTTGCCTTACAATTATCCTTCGCTAGTGGGAGTGGGGATGACGATTATTGGTTTAGTGATCAGTATCATTTATTTTTATCTGTATCGCTCAACCAAGGTGGCAGAAAAGGAATTGATGACGGAATGTGTTACCTGTGATCAATAA
- a CDS encoding AraC family transcriptional regulator, with protein sequence MKIQKEIIDFEKGKSFKIFEPSMKHCFFWHYHPEIELVYVEALNGIRHVGKDISGFMESDLLLVGSNVPHLNFDYGIKTEYKQVVLQLKENFLEEMILPVPEFDNIKKLLDRSYLGLSFFGETKKIVVKKLHLIKQKNPFESLIALMEVLQILSQSDEVKELNKEDTRVKWFLNDKIRMGTIYDYINENYDKNPNVNTIAEMVSLSTPAFCRYFKKQTNMTFTDFVNNYRINQAKMLLLQNLCISEVSFQVGFESLSYFNKLFKNYIGETPTAFKKKHLNKVEV encoded by the coding sequence ATGAAAATTCAGAAAGAAATCATTGACTTTGAAAAGGGTAAATCTTTCAAAATTTTCGAACCCTCTATGAAACATTGTTTTTTCTGGCATTATCACCCTGAAATTGAATTGGTTTATGTAGAAGCTCTCAACGGAATTCGTCATGTAGGTAAAGATATTTCCGGTTTTATGGAAAGTGATCTTCTTTTGGTAGGTTCAAATGTTCCGCATTTGAATTTTGATTATGGAATTAAAACCGAATACAAGCAGGTTGTATTGCAGCTTAAAGAAAATTTTTTGGAGGAAATGATTCTTCCCGTTCCTGAATTTGATAATATTAAAAAACTTTTAGACCGCTCCTATCTTGGATTATCTTTTTTCGGAGAAACAAAAAAAATCGTTGTTAAAAAACTTCATCTCATCAAACAAAAAAATCCTTTTGAATCACTGATTGCCTTGATGGAAGTTTTGCAAATCCTTTCTCAATCAGATGAGGTTAAAGAGTTAAATAAAGAAGACACAAGGGTAAAATGGTTTTTAAACGATAAAATCAGAATGGGAACCATCTATGACTACATCAACGAAAATTATGATAAAAACCCAAATGTGAATACGATTGCTGAAATGGTAAGTCTGAGCACACCTGCTTTTTGCAGATATTTTAAAAAACAGACCAATATGACGTTTACAGATTTTGTGAATAACTATAGAATTAATCAGGCAAAAATGTTGCTGTTGCAGAATTTATGTATTTCGGAAGTTTCTTTTCAGGTCGGTTTTGAAAGTCTTTCTTATTTCAATAAATTATTTAAAAATTATATCGGAGAAACCCCGACTGCTTTTAAGAAAAAGCATTTGAATAAAGTAGAAGTTTGA